One window of the Zymoseptoria tritici IPO323 chromosome 12, whole genome shotgun sequence genome contains the following:
- a CDS encoding uncharacterized protein (Large (1060aa) secreted protein; probable fungal conserved protein; homology with fungal hypothetical proteins with unknown function.), giving the protein MRQYRQPWSLLALLSKGTFILAAANPPLPYNPTRILVGPNSTQVYIFQSSGNDGRQGSLQVVDISKPFATAGLDPTPVDSSLPFLSNDALLSYTPVVDTFGNITVLTGDCTAGASSTTLWRFSSADGSWKQYSTISPSSAPNGISFLGHAVPFSSNMGAAVSFYYFGGMCPYDNSTASTWQSAATYSNAMLSLSPEPGLTIYDAAAVSSRAPPVTEAGFSMTPLIATYSINATGEAQTTQQDFLLIGGHTPAAFLNTSQVAVYSLPQEAWSFVAVQQPTGGKTDLALRQMVTAIEPRSGHTAVLSEDGTRIYVLGGWVGDVNTPASPQFAVLNLGAEYGGDASLAWTWSVPSQTGLGLDDGGGVYGHGAVMLPGGVMMVTGGYQISATSSSRRAKRKQKRATGVGGQNVLLYNTTSSTWIDSYDLPTTFTRSMNPDEASSKGRLSKTSQQTGLGVGLGVGIIVLALLVAFYFWYMRRLRRIREQRARQLVMGASVDSSYATLHSPDLSAGVDGRGGRPWAASGGEHGRPEMSHAGGSTGMFFNNTPRLGMGSVKKNMISRPYNYHHVNDPRGGNAAGIHPILERQDEDDTDSPRSPSVNPFTGAAPILRKPVRSGGDYSPIDSDPFADPSESPNPLGSHPPSSPPSPTPPALRIGSPTRRPLTAEADGSMNWTMIEGLELAPSSYSSSDPFSTGRNSPTRTDDRTSSTLSDQSHRSATSGTGTSFTRTLSTTAATLLSNALWGAARETPPAKSSAERPLTYAASSTSATHFPPPLNSRNTTYEPYRPSSGTKRPYFPAAEQNSTLLSHSSGAMRDDPYNRALAAVQNGKPNRPSSTSFVPVDSTARRAKPTFMGSLRRALTAISGEAGSRTFSFTAGGPEVLNDADGGVDRIAAYHDNVRRSANSSPGKGYGGLSGAGSSSVAGPRRTVSDGPELAALKRKRGRKDWAETVGSGRAEDVFFDTGDWGHPTRSNTSSTTTSAASSHPSSGVGRRGTTIRKTGETKGKADWNVEDAAQMRDVQVLFTVPKTRLRVVNADVDERASLRSVSDGLVAEGRSTAV; this is encoded by the coding sequence ATGAGACAATATCGCCAACCATGGAGTCTGCTGGCTCTACTCTCGAAAGGCACATTCATCCTGGCCGCAGCAAATCCTCCTCTACCATACAATCCCACACGAATACTCGTGGGACCGAACTCGACACAAGTGTATATCTTTCAGTCGAGTGGGAACGATGGTAGACAGGGGAGTCTGCAAGTGGTGGATATCAGCAAGCCTTTCGCGACAGCAGGACTGGATCCTACACCTGTTGACAGCTCACTGCCATTCCTCTCGAACGATGCACTGCTATCTTATACACCGGTCGTGGACACATTTGGCAATATCACAGTCTTGACAGGAGACTGTACGGCTGGTGCCAGCTCAACCACTCTCTGGCGGTTCTCCTCAGCAGACGGAAGCTGGAAGCAATACTCCACGATATCACCATCATCCGCTCCGAATGGCATCAGCTTTCTCGGCCACGCAGTACCTTTCTCCTCCAATATGGGCGCCGCGGTTTCGTTCTATTACTTCGGCGGCATGTGTCCCTACGACAACTCCACCGCTTCTACATGGCAGTCCGCCGCAACCTATTCAAATGCAATGCTCTCGCTTTCGCCGGAACCAGGCCTCACAATCTACGATGCTGCAGCAGTGTCCTCCCGCGCTCCGCCAGTCACGGAGGCAGGCTTCTCCATGACGCCTCTGATTGCGACATACTCGATCAACGCTACGGGTGAAGCGCAGACCACACAGCAGGACTTCTTGCTGATTGGAGGCCATACTCCCGCGGCATTCCTCAACACGTCTCAAGTCGCGGTGTACTCCCTCCCTCAAGAAGCCTGGAGTTTTGTCGCCGTGCAGCAACCAACGGGTGGGAAGACGGACTTGGCTTTGCGACAAATGGTAACCGCGATCGAGCCGAGATCAGGGCATACGGCCGTGCTGTCGGAGGATGGAACGAGGATATATGTGTTGGGAGGATGGGTGGGTGATGTGAATACTCCGGCATCACCACAGTTCGCGGTGCTAAACCTGGGAGCGGAGTATGGAGGGGATGCATCGCTGGCCTGGACCTGGAGTGTGCCGAGTCAAACTGGATTAGGGCTCGATGATGGAGGTGGGGTTTATGGACACGGAGCGGTGATGTTGCCTGGCGGAGTGATGATGGTTACTGGTGGGTATCAAATATCGGCGACGTCTTCTTCACGAagggcgaagaggaagcagaagcGTGCTACAGGTGTCGGAGGCCAGAACGTCCTTCTCTACAACACTACTTCCTCGACCTGGATTGACTCGTACGACCTCCCGACGACGTTCACTCGCAGCATGAACCCAGATGAGGCTTCCAGCAAAGGTCGCCTGTCCAAGACCTCCCAACAGACCGGACTCGGTGTCGGACTAGGAGTCGGAATTATCGTTCTCGCACTGCTGGTCGCCTTCTACTTCTGGTACATGCGTCGACTACGTCGGATACGGGAACAGCGGGCGAGGCAGCTGGTCATGGGCGCTTCGGTCGACAGCTCTTATGCGACGCTGCACTCGCCGGACCTCAGCGCAGGAGTCGATGGGAGAGGTGGGCGTCCTTGGGCGGCCAGCGGCGGAGAGCACGGTCGACCCGAAATGAGCCACGCCGGAGGATCAACGGGAATGTTCTTCAACAACACACCACGACTGGGAATGGGATCAGTGAAGAAGAACATGATCTCTCGTCCCTACAATTACCATCATGTCAATGATCCAAGAGGTGGAAATGCCGCTGGCATTCATCCTATCCTGGAAAGAcaagatgaagacgacacGGATTCGCCGAGAAGCCCCAGCGTGAACCCGTTCACAGGTGCAGCACCCATCCTTCGAAAACCCGTCCGCTCAGGCGGCGACTACTCGCCCATTGACTCCGATCCCTTCGCCGATCCCTCCGAGTCTCCCAATCCTCTTGGAAgtcatcctccctcctcgcctccgtcACCTACACCTCCAGCGTTGCGAATTGGCAGCCCTACCCGAAGACCATTAACAGCCGAAGCAGATGGTAGCATGAACTGGACCATGATTGAAGGCCTTGAACTCGCTCCTTCCTCATACTCTTCATCAGATCCTTTCTCCACTGGACGGAACTCCCCCACCCGCACCGACGACCGTACTTCCTCCACTTTAAGCGATCAGAGCCATCGCTCGGCGACGAGTGGCACGGGAACGAGCTTCACCCGCACATTGTCCACGACAGCCGCGACACTCCTCAGCAACGCGCTTTGGGGTGCTGCAAGGGAGACGCCTCCTGCCAAGTCATCAGCGGAACGACCACTTACATATGCTGCCTCGTCGACTTCAGCAACGcacttccctcctcctctcaacAGTCGCAACACAACGTACGAACCTTATCGGCCTTCCTCAGGCACGAAGAGGCCATACTTCCCAGCGGCCGAACAGAACTCCACCCTCCTTTCACACTCCTCGGGCGCCATGCGTGACGATCCATACAACCGCGCTCTGGCCGCCGTACAGAATGGGAAGCCGAATCgaccatcatcgacatcattCGTGCCCGTAGACTCCACCGCGAGAAGGGCAAAACCAACGTTCATGGGCAGTTTGAGGCGGGCATTGACGGCCATCAGCGGCGAAGCTGGATCTCgcaccttctccttcaccgcTGGTGGGCCCGAGGTGCTCAATGACGCTGACGGGGGCGTGGATCGCATTGCAGCATATCACGACAACGTCAGGAGGAGTGCCAACAGCAGTCCGGGCAAAGGCTACGGAGGACTGAGTGGCGCCGGATCAAGCAGTGTCGCAGGTCCCAGGAGAACAGTCTCAGACGGTCCAGAACTCGCAGCCTTGAAGCGGAAACGAGGGAGGAAGGACTGGGCAGAGACAGTCGGCAGCGGACGAGCAGAGGacgtcttcttcgacacggGAGATTGGGGACATCCCACCCGCTCCAACACTTCGAGTACAACGACGAGTGCGGCGAGTAGTCACCCCTCTTCAGGAGTCGGACGAAGAGGCACAACGATCAGGAAGACAGGCGAGACGAAGGGTAAAGCAGATTGGAACGTGGAAGACGCGGCGCAGATGAGGGACGTGCAAGTCTTGTTCACAGTTCCAAAGACGAGATTGAGGGTGGTGAATGCCGATGTGGACGAAAGAGCGAGTTTGAGGAGTGTCTCTGATGGACTTGTAGCGGAGGGGAGGAGTACGGCTGTTTGA